A stretch of DNA from Odontesthes bonariensis isolate fOdoBon6 chromosome 2, fOdoBon6.hap1, whole genome shotgun sequence:
ATTCTTGtatctgagtgtgtttgtggcATGCATACCTGATCTGTGAAAggtgtgttgtgtttttgtgttacaTGCTCCAGTAAGGAACCAGGCCAACAGAGGGTAAAGAGGTGGGCTTTTGGCATCGATGAGGTTCTCAAAGATCCTGTGGGGAGAGAGCAGTTTCTCAAGTTCCTTGAGTCTGAGTTCAGCTCTGAGAATCTCAGGTACACGATGAATTACACTTTAAACTCACCTACGCATAGCTGAATTAATTAAATAGAAACGTAATCTAACCTTAAAGACTCAGTCTAAACTTGTGCCTAAAatataaacatgaacatgattaATACCACAAGCATAATTTGAGGCTCTCACCAGAGTATAACTTGTGATTTTCCAACAGATCACAATTTAGgatatttgaactttttaacaCAACAGTAAGATCAATTAATAATTTTTGGCATGATAAATAACATATAGTTGTCATCTTATATAATTAGTGAATGTAAAGACTTTCAAACAGTGTTTGAGGGGTGCGAATGAGTAAATATACAGTTGTCTGAAAATGTTTCTATTCTGGTAAAAGTGTTGTGGAAAAGTATTTTCATCAAATACAAAAGGAAGTATCAGAAATCTGTACCATGGCCTCTGTCAGTTTTTCAGAATAATACTCTTATTACATTACTTAATTTCTGTCTTTGGCTAACTGACATACATACAGCATTTTCAGTGGTGCAGTTGTTCCCACAATGGTTCACACAATGTTTCTGGTTTAACCAATATTTCTTGACTCAGCAAGAATAATGTATGTGCACACATACAGGGGCCTTTGAATATAATTCACACTTTCCCCGCAACATGTAAAATAATAAAGATGTTTATATATGTATGAAGTAATCAAATATGTGTACTGTCTATACATTATGCAAATTACACTATTCATATTCATATGGCTACATATGGTTGAATCAGCTTACTGCAATTTTCTAATGATGAGAACCATGTTTAATATAATATCTCAATAgaaacatatacacatatacatataaacATAACATTGAGTTATTAGAAAAGGGAAAGCTGGTGGAtctaactttttaaaaaacacactACTGTAGTTCTAGGTACACAAATATTATTCCAATCAATATACTCTTTGTAGCAGAAATCCAACAGAGCATCAAAGGTGCATGCAAATGGGTAAATATGAAAAAGGTAGATGTTGTGCAGGGTGGCTCCTCTGCTCCCTCTGATGGTACATGCCTGAACCGTCTCTTCCGAAAACTGATTATGTGGTCAGTTTGATTGCAGTTCAATCTCCAACAGTTAGGCATCATTTTAATTCTACTTTAAACTGATATGTGCATCAGGAAGTATACATAATGTTATGTGTGTAGAATAGAATTATCTTTAAGGAAGATTTATTTCATCAACACTCTGTAGCTGCAGATGTTCTGGTATTTACTGAGTGTGCCCCAAACTGAACTGTCTTCTCTTTGTTCTACAAAAATATATCTAACTATGTCTAAACAGTGTCAGCTCGGACTTTAGAAACTgaatatatatttaatttaataGTTGTCAGAGAGTAAAAATGTCCAGTTGTGGTACTATTGTAAATTTGTAATGGCTCTTGCTTATTTTTGCAATACTTTACCATCTGACCAtctgttttacatgttttagTTTTAACTGCAACATTCATATGTTTTGTTCCAAAAATGATTGTCTCAATAAGAAACAATTATCCTCTTTACTTTGGAATGTAGATTCTGGCTAGCGGTCCAGGAAGTAAAGAAGCGACCCATCAGAGAAGTTCCAACTAGGGTTCAGGAGATATGGCAGGAGTTTCTGGCCCCTGGAGCACCCAGTGCCATCAACGTAGACTCCAAGAGCTATGACAAAACTACCCAGAATGTCAAAGATCCTGGACGGTATGCCTTTGAGGATGCACAGGTGAGTTATCATTCAATAGCATATTATGTACATATAGGAGTACCTGATGCTTTGATAATTTATCTTCACTTTTTGGATCTGCAACAGGAGCACATCTATAAACTGATGAAGAGTGATTCTTACAGTCGTTTCATCCGTTCCAATGCCTATCAGGAGTTATTACAGGCCAAGAAGAAGGTAAAAAAACAGAATTCCTGATTCTCATTGAGTAAGATATAGAGAAGTACAAGTCCTTGACGTTGCATGTAACTTAAATTTAGATTAATATTGTTGTGTAATGGCTCCCACAGGAAAGACTACTGGAAATGCAACatgtaattaattcatgaatTTAGAAATGTATGAGGTCAAACCAAAGAACATGTCAAACTAAATTATATATGTCAATATGATCAGGAATCATGTCGGCCCATTATGAATAGTGCCAAAAGAGGTTGTTGtcataaaaatgacaaataattcTTTAAAAACACTAATGTATTATGTGCTTAAAACTTACTGTGTCTCACTTCTCTCACACTTTTCCAGCCCGTCATTCTGGCAGAAGATTATGTCTTAGCTTTGTAAAAGGAAGAACATGCTAAATCTACACCACTTTCATgatgtgtattttatttcctttgtttAGCCAGAAATGACTCATTGAGATACAAAATCTCTTCTTCAAGGGAGATGTAGCTTTTGGATATCTAGCTTGATTGTTTTGAGTCCTCTGCATCGTCAACTTACCACATTAATGTCTGTTTCTGTCCCCACAGAAAAGCAAGAATCTGTTCTGAAGCCTCTTGCTCCCAGGTAATGTCCAACATGAAATCCTTTTTATATCACGTCAGTTAGTTGGTGTCATCAATAGTTCCAACTGTGGCAGGTGTCCTGTGATAGCAACTGTTtatagcattaaaaatacaaataGGATGTAATGTTGCTTTCCATTTTGAACAGCGCTTGAAATACAAAAGGTATAGTTTGTGAGTAGGGTCATTTTTGAATAGATATTACTATGAAACTTGTTTGATTACTTGCATGAACATAATTGTTGCTAAAATGAGACATATAAAGATGTACAGTAATTGTCTCAAATGAGAGAAATCAGTGGATAAAGCCTTATTGAAAATAATCTTTAGAATAAATAATCATAAATGAGAAAATACAACCAGAAAAAAATCTGCATACCTCTCATTTGCAAGAGTTCTGAATAATTATGTTTATCCAAATGAGAGAACATCACCATTATGTTTTCATTAGATTTATTTATGGGATAAATCTAATGAAATCCAGTGTGCACTTTGTTTTCAACTGATGGTGTACATATTTTTGCTCAGCACATAGAGCTTATGAGATGGGGAGGTATTATCTCATCAAAGCAGGGTGTCAAATTTAATACAATAGTACGTTCCCACTTCAAAGCCGTAAGAATAATTCAATGCTGTTAACATAAGTGAACGTGTAATTGATTAGATTCCCGGTCCACACTCCATTTCTGGTAATGGTTGTATCCTGGAGTTGTTTAAGGACTGCAACACAACTCAGGAAGAAGAAATTATTTCTGTTCCTACATTTCTTAAATCAATTAGTCTATTTATCACTGGAGTACAGCCAGACCATCATCACAGGAAAACCTAGTAGAAAACACCAGCCACAATACCAAAAACTGAAACTGTCATAGGTCATTTGTGTATACTTTTCAATACATGACATCTGATAAAGTACCACCAAGGACATGGGACTCGTATGAGAGTTTCCATATCAGGGCAAATGTCAAAACAGGTCTTGTGTTTAAGAAGTCACAAGGTCCTCATAAGGATGGATGGCTCACTTAGTGTAACATGAAATCGAGACCAATACACTTTCCATCAGTAACAAAGCAACTAAGTGCCTTAGTTATATTTAAATATGACATGTTACAATGAAACCTAGTCACTTCCTTTTTTACACTATAAATACATAATGTATATTGTCACAAGCACTAGAGGTCTCGTATTCTTTGAACATAATTATTTGCAATATCTTCTTGCATGAACAAATATCACATGAGTACAGTCTCCCCTTTGTAGATTGTAATTGTATATTTCAGATAGTCTACACTCAGAACTGTAATATTATTGGAGAATAAGTGAACGTGAATCTTTACGAAGATTAAGTTTAAGATCCAattttattggtcatgcatacacacgaaatttgtcctccacttttaacccatccaggttggcacacacatgcatacaagCACACATTCAGAGAtcccaacctggagcagtgggcagccatgaagcgcccacGGAGCATGGGGGatatggtgccttgctcaaggtaTCAGTTCCACCAtcttttttttgagtggcgagagtgggaattgaaccaccaaccttccgatTATTGGACGACCacctctaaccactgagccacggccgcccttACTGACACCTGGCTTGCTTTTATGGTCCTGAGCCACTGGACACAGGCTCcaaagtttaaataaaaagtCCTTCTGGAACCTCTTTATCGACTGACTTGTTGGCCGATACTGAATAATCTAATCACCTTTGTCGGCTTGCATCTGTCAGTTGCTGCCAGATAGTGCTCTGCTGCGTCCCTCTAGCCATTACTTCACTTCCCACAATAACTACAGTATTGTAGGcaacagatttttttcatgGAATACATTTATATTATAAAAAATTATGACTGATCTGAAAATAATTAACCACAGAGTTGTGTGATTAACTGTGATTAAAAACAAATTTCTTTTCAGGTCAAACATGGACAGTGTGTTTTGGTTACTATCTTTCCACTAGTATGAAAGGATACACGTTAAGGaaataaaaattggaaaaaagaAAGCTTTTGCATGTCACATATTTACAACTTTCTCCTTTCAACCTGTCTACTTAGTCCTCCTTTCTCTTCTCCCAGCACAGGGGAAACCACTGGCATACGAGAGATTGACAAGTCATGTGCCATCATGCTAAAATCAACAGCTTCCCTCTCTCTGGGATATAGAGAGGGGGACCATCTCATCTCTTCATCATTGTTGTCTGTCATCTGCTCTTGTCTCAGCCGGATGATGAGCCAAGCAGCCTGTTCGTCTGTTGTCCAAGGGATGTTGCATGtccatggagaggatgttcctGCTTCTCTCTACTCTTTCAGAACCTGATATATTTCCAGTATTCTCAGAAAGAAGGCACTGCTGGACTTGTGAGGACACTTAGAGACTGTTGAGACGTAAAACAAGAAAGTCAAATCCATTGGTCCAGCACTTTCCACCATAATTCCTGGACTGGAGCCCCCTCTCTAACTTCCAGCTGAAACAAATGATGTCAGAGAGAAAAAATacgtagaaaaagaaaaagacagctTAAAACGATCAATCTAACCAATGTCATAGCTTTACATGATATGAGGTTACAGATACTTTGTCACGCTATGGGAAGTGTTGTGCAGAATgaatatacaatatatatatatatatatatacatatatatactataattctgtttataatttactgtgcatttattttgctttacattATTTTATTGCACTACAATAATTAGCACATATGTTTTTCATTGCACCTGTAAAGTCATTCAGATTTACAAAAATGCTGTCTCCTGTCTCCTGTAGAACATAATTCTTTGTTATTCTCTCTTGCATTTATTTTTATACCATATTTAAAGACACTTTTACTTACTTGTATTATTAAAGTTGGCCCTCTCTCTGTTACTATGGTCTTGAGTTGTATTTTTACCTTCAGGGTGGACTGCATGGAGTCCCATTATAATCGTGGTTCTCAAACCTCTTCTGGTACTTTAGAAGCAGAAAAATATTCATGGCAAAAGACCCtataacttttatttttttattaacaatGGTGGAAGAAACAGTAAAAGGAGTTCATGCTGGGATTTGTgatagaaaaatgtattttcctttCAATAATTAAATTTGCTCTCCTCATCAATGTCTACCAAGTACTGGCTCTAAAGCTTGCAGTCTAAATGCAAGTGAACTATAGCAATGAGTTTGACATTGACTACACCAGAATCCAGAAGAGATGCCCTTTTGCTTTCTACCACTAGAGGGTGATCATTTATCTCCCACTGACTACTCTGAATAAACAGGGTTTCCTCAACAAAGATAAGCGAAATGCAGATAAAGTCAATTTTATCTTACAAAATTGTCCTCCTCATCAGTTCCCTTGAAATGGCAGTGGACCATTGTTTATTCACTCCCtctccttttattttctttgtttgcaaGATCGCCTAAACGTCCTAAAAATGGAAATGGAATTGTCATAGAGAAAGGGCAGAAGAAAGGGAAGGTTAAGGGAAAAGCTGTcattttgaaatgtttggtGATGGAAAGAAGggcatgacaaaaaaataaacatatatttGATATTTATATCAATGTAGCAGGCAGACAGAAGTAGAAACGGGAGAGGTAGAAATAAATGAAAGCAGTGAAGCTTGGTTTGATTCACACAATGACCAGGGCCAATGGGAAAAAACCCTCCCAGTCTTGAGAAAGGAGGTGGGGTGGTGGGGATTCAGAGTAAGGCAGGCTTTACCGTGACTCAAACACTCTCAaagacagactgcagacagtCTCCACAGCACTAAGATATGGGTTTAATGTGACTGAACTGGAGCTTCTCTCTTAAACCTAAGGCCAAAAAGACTAAGAAGAGAAAATTCCACTCCTAgagaataaaaagaaatgagACGTGACTTGCCTTGGACGATGGAAAACTGAACAGGTTCATCACTTTTCACAGTTTTGTTTGCGGGGGAAAAAGAGGAGCAAAGACAAGCCTGAGGATACTACAGATtatgttaccatggaaaccaaAACCTGGAGGCAAACGCTAGGACCACTGAAGGTGGACAATCTCTGTTGAATGCATCCTCAGCACAATACTATCCCGCTGCACACCGTGGTGAGAGGTAAATAAACGGTCATATTTACTGTGGTAACATACTTGTATACATTTTAACACTTTATTGAACGGGTTAAATAGACAGGCAAGTTaaaggattttattttatttttttaaccaactACCACATAAACTAAATTGATGTAATTTCAttcaaaattgtttttaaaacaagATAAACACCCTCTTTTCTGGCTAAGCAtgaactttaaaaaacaaaatttagTTTAATAACAATGTTTAGAGATGGATACTTTTCAGCACATACAAGGACAGAGGGATTACATATCTACAAGTACAATTTACCATTTTGATTAACTGAGAATAGAGTAGCTCAATGAGTGCTGGTAAGACACATTCCACGTGAGTGTAAGGCTTGGTGACTCAGTGAGTCTCAGAGTGACTAAGCGCAGAACCATGTCATTAGAGGAGCAGCAGTTGTACAGCTATTTCCTATATCTGCCAACAGAGACAGTTTGATTCCCACTGTGACCACCCATTGTAAAACTATACACCTTCAAGGCACTGTAAGGTGTCCTGGATAAAAGTGTCTACTGAATTACTATAATTAGTGGCTCGAGGTTGCAGATAATTAGTGTTATGAGTAAGAGAATTAGTGAGTGATGACAGTAAGTTGTACTGTGCTTCTCAATGAGATTAAGAGTCAGTTTAGCCTTTCCAGTGAACTAGAAAAAGACATAATGATGAACATAAGAAATTAGTGTTGTGCATGTACTGAATAATCtttgctctgtttctctttgtatATTTATGTGTGCATGCTCATTTTGTATTGTGTTTAGTTATATTTGTGTGCTAATATGTATCCAATTTTATGTGTGAACATATGAGCgcattagtgtgtgtgtgttcctacAGTATGCGTGCGGTGAATGGTGGGGAGTATGCCTTCTGATCCTGCTTACGGCCCCGGTGACTGCACCACCTTGTACAATCTGCTCTGATGTCAAAGAGGATTTAGCATACAGACACACTGCAGTTTCTTTAGCAACAGAAAATACTTCAGTGACAACCCCTACAGATACTGAAATTGGCATTTGATAAGACCTTAATAAGACATGAAGTTTGAACTTTACATATTAAGGGGCCACTTGAATAAAGAAAGTTAATCAAAAAACAGGGTAATACTTATATTGGGTACTTGTGACAACTGTTACAATGTGAGCAAATATGGCTTATAATAATTATTCTAAACCCTGTAGCATGCAGTGGCCTGTTGGTGCATCAGTCATTGCAAACTAATGCCTGGAAGCCAAACATTGCTCATAGCCACAgaagattttctttctttttttttgtggagatCCTTTTACCAAAGACACCAAATACTCTCTATTTGATGGATTTTTAAAGTGCTGAACTTTCAAAATCTGGAACAGGTTGGTGCAGATAATAAATGTGAAACATTCAAGCTGTCTGAAATAAGGATATTTTAGTGACTATAAAACTACATACTAGATAAAGAAACAAAAGCCAAATTTAAGTTCAACTTTAAGTGCAAATAGAAGGTGGCTTTATTTGTTAAATAGTTGAATCCTGATCCACAATGGGAACACCTGTGCTATCACAGCATCTCTAATTGCCCGTCATCCTCCACTAAAGCACTTTATGTCAGTGAGGCGAAGCTGCTGCCTTACTTAGTTGCCAGTACTTCACTTGGAAAGCATTATATCTGGGCTGCAAGTCATTATCAAGATGGATTGTGGTGACAAATGGCTGCCCAAAGTGCCTAAAGCAGCCTCCTGGCAATGTTGGCATTCGACACATTTACACAGCAAAGCCCCTAAAAGGAGCCCCCCCAACCACTAACTGTTAATGAGCCAACTGCCAAGTGTAGTTTGGGAAAATACAATCCGCAAACACAGATAATGACATGGTTCCTCTTTGTGTAATTGGCTCAgagtgaaaacatttaattcACCTCTTTATCCCTCTTTCTCTATATAGTACATCCTGTGTATGTGTTgagtctgtgtgcatgtgtgtgcttgtgtttgaCTGCACAGATACATGTGGTTCCACACGGATGTGTGcttgcgtgcatgtgtgtgtgtggctacCCGCGTGTGACTGAAGTTTGAGCTCCACGGTGAATTAAATGCAGTTCTACTGTAATTAACTGCACTTACCAGTCTCCGTATGAGACTTTCTGACGCACCAATAATTGAGGCAtcaggttttgtttgttttaacctGCCTTTGAAGCCATGCTGAGAAGACGTTTCACATGATTTAGTGGAAATACATCCGTGTGTACAAATTAGAAAGTCTCAAAAAGATTCTCTTTattctgtaatttaacagccaaATATCTTAACTATGAACATATTTTGCAGCCAAGCTGGAGACTGTGATGACTAATTGGAAAAAGGACCCATTGTTATCCAGACGGAAACATTACCATGGCATTATCATGCcattctgaaaaacaaaacatagcaAGTTCCCACTGATGATAATAGTTGTTTTCAAAAAGGCTTGTGTCTAGCTCAGCAGTCTCTCTGGTATTTGTTTCTGGTATTTGTAATTTCATTAGAGGTTTGAATTTTGGAACCAAGGTCTGCCACAGTTCAGTGAAGCAAATCCAAAGAATTTGTGGTTCTGGTAAAACATAAAGCTGTGTTTGTGGACAATATTAGTGTTCAGCAGACAGAGAGGTCCAGTTCACTTCTGTCTCAGCATTAACACACAAAACCACAGTCTCCTTCCGTCTCCAGGACTGTGTGATGATTAGTGTaaagaagaaataaagagaCATGCTGCACAGGAAGAGATATACAGTTATGGGATGAGGGCCTATATTGACCATGAAGCACAAGCAGtgtaggattttttttctcaaacctCACCTTCTCTTTGACCCTTCTCTTTCCACCCCCCTTCCCCAAACTATTAACCACCCACCCAACCACCTCAGGGCTCCCCCAAAGTCTCTGAATCGCTACCCAAAAACCTCAATTTCTCTTGCAGAAGAGATTGATGGGATACCTTGCTGGGGCTGGGTGCTATCATGCTTAGGCTTAGTTTTAGGGTAGAGCAGAAGCTCGGCTTCTGACTGTATGTGCCATCCGTCATGGCCTATGTACACAGTTGGTCAGGTCATCCCGCCTCGGTCTCCAGAGCTATCCAGAGAGTACCTCAGTGGAGTCACAGGGTGCCGCTTTGAGGAACTGATAGCAGGATGACAAGGAAACACAGAACAAGAGCGTCCACACAGAAGCAGAGCTTGTTCCCCTGACCTGGAGTTCATACAGCTAATTGATACTCAGCAGGAATACGATGGTGCAGTTTAAGACAAATGAAACTGTGTTTTACATGGAAGGAAATCACTGGAGGATGAAGTGGGTCATGACATTTTTTTACAGTAGGTGGTGATACGACTTGGTGGGggtcttcagttttgttaatCTAACCTCATGATAGGTACATGTGGGTGTGATGTGCTTGGCAGAAAAAGAAATCTGCTAGGAATTCATGCAAGTCCTCTAGATGGACAAACAGCTGCTGTCTAGCTTATGGCAAGTAGCGCTGGGACAATGATAGAAAGACTTGTGCGCTAATGCAGCTTTGGCATAAAGGCCTATACTAAGGATCAAGGGcagaaaacaatttaaaaaacaaaggggaTACTAACAAAGTAATTTGTTCCATGTTAGAGTGAGCTGCATGTTCAAGAAAGCAAGAAAGTTAACATACAAATTTGCACACCAAAGAAGAGTCTGTGAATAGTAGTAGCCAATGACCTTGAGGCAGTTTGGTTCACCATCAGATTTTCTGACTTGATGTCATGCAACGCTCGTCAGGAGCAACATCTGCTGAAAAGATGCTTGAGTGATGGTCAAAAATGTGCTGGCACATATACTGACAGCATGTGCACGGATGGATACTCCATCCTAAATGGCAGAGAAATAATTTCTCCAGATATTTCTGGTACGAGCATGATACAGAAGACACTATGGTGATTATGGACACTATGGGTCActctcagttcagttttctccaTAGTATATCACTAAAGACTAGAAGAGTTGACTCCCAAAGGGAACTGTACGGTTCCTCAACTCTTCCCCTAATAACATGCAGATGGGCCTCTCTAATGCCTGTTTACATATCTGCGGCATAGTTCATGACTAAAGTAAGCAAAGCCCTAATTATTTTACCCAGCGACGAGACCAATAAAATCAACTTCCCCTTCTCGTTATGGGTGTTTAAGTGTATCCTTTGAAGGCAggactttgtttatttttagaaGAGTTGCATAGCCGAGAGGAAAGCAAATAGAAGTAATGACACAGAGATGCTGACAAATGGGGACTGTGGTGATGGATTCATTTTCTCAATGATGCCTGGAGGGCTGGACAGCAAAGGTGGTTCAACTTCAATGCATATTCACACAATAGCAAACATGATTGGCTAATATGTTAGCTATTGTATGAATGTTTCATATCATCTCATACAGCCTGATTACGCTTCAGATTTAAtagttttaatattttgttcATATTACGGCAGAAACCTAATTCTTGTGCTGCATAGTAATGTATCCCTCTTTTCGCAGAATGCTGTGGAGAATAACTATCCCCGTCATACTGGCTGGGGTCCTCTGCATCACTGCAGAGACCAAAAAAACTCGTCCCCAGGGCTCCATCCCATCCCCGTACAAGACCAAAGGCAACCTGTCAGCAGAACGCCACCACAGGTTATTGCAACAGAAGCCAGAGGTCCTTTCCTCTAGTCGAGAGGCCTTGGTTGTGACAGAGCGCCGTTACCTCCGCAGAGACTGGTGCAAGACCCAGCCCCTTCGCCAGACAATCAGTGAGGAGGGATGCCGCAGCCGCACAGTGGTCAATCGTTTTTGCTATGGCCAGTGCAACTCCTTCTACATCCCACGTCATATGGGCCCCAGCTCTGGTCAGGGACAGAATCGAGGCCAGACTGCAGGCTCTGGAAGAAAAAGCCACAGCAAAGCCCAAGAACCCTTTCAGTCCTGCTCCTTCTGCAGGCCACATCGCATCACACAGCTTACAGTGCAGCTCGACTGCCCCGACCTGCAGCCCCCTTTCAGACACCGTAAGGTGCAGAGGGTCAAACAGTGTCGCTGTATGTCCGTGGATGTGAGTGGTCATGGGAAACTGTAAAGGAGGACTTAAAAATCTTTTGAAATTTGAATGACACATGTGCCAAACAAGGACTGGCCTCCAGCGGAGCTATTCTACATTGTGTTGTACAAAAAATGGCTTGCCCTACTGTAAAATGACATGGAACTGGTGTGAAACAAAGGCTCAGCATTGATTTAATTAGAGATTTGCAACCATGCTGTCATGTCAATGCagctaaaaaagaattattcaTGTGACTGTGCAAGTGACACTGATAAGGCTGCTAGGGTTTAATCAGCAACACCCCCCTCTTGCCATTTCATAATAAAATAAGGGAGTTAGAAATGTCTCTAAGAGCTAAAACAACATGCACACTGACAAGTGTGCCGACAATTCAGCGTCTTAACTGTATTTTAGGAAAGGTGCAACCAATCAAAAAAGTTTCTGTAACAGGGCGATGTTTTCCTGCAGGGGGTTCGTCAATAATTAAACAGCCTGCCCGTTTGTGCCTTGTTTTACAACGATTGTCAAGTTAATGTTGAGGACTATATTTCAAGAAAGACAGGCTACACAGCACTGACCAGTGGCATCCACCTGACAAACTTGGCAGTAAACTGTAAATTTTCCATTTACTAGCCAGTAGGAAAATCACAATGCAGCTTGTGTAATGGTGGTGCAATGCAATATAtacagtttatatatatatacatatatattatgTATGAGTGTAATTATGTATGTTTAAAGAATATTAAATCTATTTCATATAAAACGAGACTGGTGTTTAGAGTGCATGTTCTGTATATCGCAATTGGAGACAAATAATCAAGAACAGCAGAACAATTAAAAATGTAGTTTCTTTAattcaataaatatatttttttatggtcAAAGGTATATCATGAGAACACTGTTGGTATTGCACATGAAAATCACATCACGTGGTCCTTTTGCTACTTTATGTTACTGGagttcacacactcacacagcaggAAAGGCAACACCACTTGCAGAGGATTTAGCTTAAAATATAGCACTTTGACAATACTGCTGAATGAAATAGTAGGAACGTGTCAACTTGGACCACTTTGGCATAAActttttggataaaaaaaaccaacaacattAAAATGCAATAGAAGAGGTGCCATTTGTAAGATTCTGAAGCACActgat
This window harbors:
- the grem2a gene encoding gremlin-2, with the protein product MLWRITIPVILAGVLCITAETKKTRPQGSIPSPYKTKGNLSAERHHRLLQQKPEVLSSSREALVVTERRYLRRDWCKTQPLRQTISEEGCRSRTVVNRFCYGQCNSFYIPRHMGPSSGQGQNRGQTAGSGRKSHSKAQEPFQSCSFCRPHRITQLTVQLDCPDLQPPFRHRKVQRVKQCRCMSVDVSGHGKL